The proteins below come from a single Conexivisphaerales archaeon genomic window:
- a CDS encoding DUF488 domain-containing protein, giving the protein MPVDNTIRPIVFTIGHSTRPFHAFQEILLAHQLRMLFDIRTIPRSRYNPQYNGERLELSLKEEGIKYRHLKQLGGLRRPADNSVNIGWRNLSFRGFADYMQTADFISGLEEVISAAAKERVAIMCAEGNPYRCHRSLVGDALLVRGIAVIHLSGVSSASYHRLTPFAKVKGLTITYPAEKQERKERTD; this is encoded by the coding sequence TTGCCGGTTGATAATACGATTAGACCAATTGTCTTTACCATAGGGCATTCAACGAGGCCATTTCACGCATTTCAAGAGATACTCCTCGCTCATCAACTAAGAATGCTCTTTGACATTAGGACCATACCTAGGTCAAGATACAATCCACAGTACAACGGGGAGAGGCTTGAGTTGAGTCTGAAGGAAGAAGGAATAAAATATAGACACCTCAAACAACTGGGAGGGCTGAGAAGACCTGCGGATAACTCTGTAAATATCGGATGGAGGAACCTGAGCTTCAGAGGATTTGCTGATTACATGCAAACTGCTGATTTTATTTCGGGTTTGGAAGAAGTTATCAGTGCAGCTGCTAAAGAAAGGGTTGCTATCATGTGTGCAGAAGGAAATCCTTACAGATGCCATCGCTCCCTAGTTGGTGATGCTCTGCTGGTTAGAGGTATAGCTGTGATTCATCTTTCAGGTGTCAGTTCTGCTAGTTATCACAGATTGACACCTTTCGCCAAGGTGAAGGGATTAACGATAACCTACCCTGCGGAAAAGCAGGAAAGGAAGGAAAGGACGGACTGA
- a CDS encoding DUF4286 family protein — MARSIYAVSYDVDEKVQKEWQDWMTGNHIPEVVKSGKFKRATLFRLKERQSSFLTLYEADNVEVIDAYLSGNAKRLREDYQKHFGNKSRLNRMILQEVFSYGNE; from the coding sequence ATGGCAAGATCCATTTACGCCGTTTCTTATGATGTTGATGAAAAAGTGCAAAAAGAATGGCAAGATTGGATGACGGGAAACCATATTCCTGAAGTCGTCAAATCAGGAAAATTCAAGAGAGCTACTTTGTTCAGGTTGAAAGAAAGGCAGTCCAGTTTTCTGACTCTTTACGAAGCAGACAATGTAGAAGTGATCGACGCTTATCTCAGCGGCAATGCAAAAAGACTGAGAGAGGACTATCAGAAGCACTTCGGAAACAAGAGCAGACTGAACAGGATGATATTGCAAGAAGTTTTTTCGTACGGGAATGAATAG
- a CDS encoding helix-turn-helix domain-containing protein, protein MKERENWCPITAASAVLGRRWHLVIIDRLMHKQMRFNELKGSIPSISSKVLAETLREMEKEDLVTRNVKVDHQVAITYSLTQKGKELSSVLEGLRAWGEKWMAPEAEGIASKAR, encoded by the coding sequence TTGAAAGAAAGAGAGAACTGGTGCCCTATTACAGCAGCATCTGCGGTTCTTGGAAGAAGGTGGCACCTGGTAATAATCGACAGGTTGATGCACAAGCAGATGAGGTTCAACGAGTTGAAGGGCTCAATCCCGTCCATTTCTAGCAAGGTGCTAGCTGAGACTCTGAGGGAGATGGAGAAGGAGGACCTTGTAACAAGAAACGTGAAGGTAGATCACCAGGTAGCAATAACCTATTCTCTGACTCAAAAAGGGAAAGAGCTGAGCAGCGTGCTTGAGGGTCTTCGTGCATGGGGAGAAAAGTGGATGGCACCTGAAGCTGAAGGGATTGCATCAAAAGCCAGATGA
- a CDS encoding DoxX family protein has translation MALLSSMLIPYLSYIALITRIWYGANMMIHGYPKIVQRNQVVQMMAGWWGMQKSIGTVSTMVNMAALLEFVGGIFMIAGFLVPIISLFYAIFFLSIIVMKKSRVKSKYIDASNSYETDALYLLIAILLIFLGAGQFSLDSLIGF, from the coding sequence ATGGCTTTGCTTAGTAGCATGCTGATACCCTATCTTTCATACATTGCACTTATCACCAGAATATGGTACGGGGCTAATATGATGATTCATGGTTATCCAAAGATAGTACAGAGAAATCAGGTTGTACAGATGATGGCTGGATGGTGGGGAATGCAGAAGAGCATCGGAACTGTTTCCACAATGGTAAACATGGCAGCTCTGCTTGAATTTGTAGGTGGTATATTCATGATAGCAGGCTTTCTTGTTCCGATCATATCTCTCTTCTATGCGATATTCTTCCTATCTATCATAGTGATGAAGAAGAGCAGGGTCAAGTCAAAGTACATAGACGCTTCAAACAGCTATGAAACAGATGCACTCTACCTGCTGATAGCGATTCTGCTGATATTCCTCGGCGCAGGTCAGTTCTCTTTAGATTCCCTGATAGGGTTCTGA
- a CDS encoding pyridoxamine 5'-phosphate oxidase family protein, with protein MNAKQLEFLKKHQLCRLATASKDATPHVVPVIYAVDGDSVVIVTDYGTKKLKNLMENPKAALVVDEFRPNRGLMLTGRCEIYERGKEYIRFQRLLYDRFEYYRNNPWNEGEAPILKLIPEKVSSWSI; from the coding sequence TTGAATGCAAAACAGTTGGAGTTTCTGAAGAAGCATCAGCTCTGCAGGCTTGCAACTGCTTCTAAGGATGCTACTCCGCATGTTGTACCTGTTATCTATGCTGTTGACGGAGATAGTGTGGTAATAGTAACAGATTACGGGACGAAGAAGCTGAAGAATCTGATGGAGAATCCCAAGGCAGCCCTGGTTGTTGACGAATTCAGGCCGAACAGGGGTCTGATGCTGACGGGCAGGTGCGAAATATATGAAAGAGGAAAAGAGTATATTCGATTTCAGAGACTGCTTTACGATAGATTCGAGTACTACAGAAATAACCCATGGAATGAAGGCGAGGCTCCTATCCTGAAGTTGATACCGGAAAAGGTATCGAGCTGGTCGATTTAG
- a CDS encoding molybdenum cofactor guanylyltransferase codes for MPYSDLAAAVLAGGSSSRMGEDKAFLRLKDSFFIELVVKQMKEAAKWIVAVVGEKDPKRFQQVLGEGIQVIQDTYRLGNPMGGMLTAFEHLSRENEYVAVVACDLPFVKKEVIWRIYDKARGHDAAVPKWPNGNLEPLCAVYSAEKGLEVGKRLLERRTIGCKELVRSLKDVKYIPVEELRDVDSELMSFRNINTKEDFEAVLKL; via the coding sequence ATGCCCTATTCTGATTTGGCAGCAGCTGTACTGGCAGGCGGCAGCAGCTCCAGGATGGGAGAAGACAAAGCATTCCTCAGGTTGAAAGACTCCTTCTTCATAGAGCTGGTTGTCAAGCAGATGAAAGAGGCTGCCAAATGGATAGTAGCAGTCGTTGGTGAAAAGGACCCAAAAAGGTTCCAGCAGGTTCTGGGTGAGGGGATACAGGTGATCCAAGATACGTACAGGCTTGGGAACCCGATGGGTGGAATGCTTACCGCTTTTGAACACCTCTCTCGGGAAAATGAGTATGTCGCTGTGGTTGCATGTGACCTGCCGTTCGTCAAGAAGGAGGTGATATGGAGGATATATGATAAAGCTAGGGGTCATGATGCTGCGGTCCCTAAATGGCCGAACGGAAACCTTGAGCCGCTCTGCGCAGTCTACTCAGCGGAAAAAGGTCTCGAAGTAGGCAAAAGGCTTTTGGAAAGGCGAACCATAGGATGCAAGGAACTGGTCAGGAGCCTGAAAGATGTAAAATATATTCCGGTCGAAGAACTGAGGGATGTTGACAGCGAGCTGATGTCTTTCAGAAATATCAACACTAAGGAGGATTTTGAGGCAGTCCTGAAACTGTAA
- a CDS encoding molybdopterin-guanine dinucleotide biosynthesis protein MobB → MLFAGFKGGGKTTALTALSAYLTSKGKKIASIKNARKGNVEITKKDSWLHFLSGANPAVLISPDLLIIHEKVTENTLDQLLAYFEEKGLDYLLVEGLYKELAGRKDLVTVVCAKNERELDELLSLHQDARVITGMFSSKGFRDYKGIPVYDIKKDVPKIAQLITQD, encoded by the coding sequence GTGCTTTTTGCCGGGTTCAAGGGCGGCGGAAAGACTACAGCTCTCACTGCGCTGTCAGCATATCTTACATCCAAAGGGAAGAAAATAGCAAGCATAAAAAATGCAAGAAAGGGAAACGTAGAGATAACAAAAAAGGACTCTTGGTTACATTTCCTCTCAGGCGCAAACCCTGCAGTATTGATTTCTCCCGACCTGCTGATCATTCATGAAAAGGTGACTGAAAATACTCTGGACCAGCTGCTCGCCTATTTTGAAGAGAAGGGATTAGATTACCTTCTTGTCGAAGGTCTGTACAAGGAATTAGCAGGAAGGAAGGATTTAGTGACTGTTGTTTGTGCTAAGAATGAAAGGGAGCTGGATGAACTACTGTCTCTGCATCAAGATGCGAGGGTGATCACAGGCATGTTCTCGTCCAAGGGCTTCAGAGATTACAAAGGAATACCCGTATATGACATAAAGAAAGATGTTCCCAAGATAGCTCAGCTTATCACGCAGGACTGA
- a CDS encoding molybdopterin molybdotransferase MoeA → MRPDIAKYIKLTDYEKALSLAISSTPSPEYETIHTKEAVGRIAAETIRSRLDIPETDIAMMDGYALSTKDVAGLYEREHERKKRIRLKVSSAISSGNYAATYVTTGSQLPRNADAVVKVEDTRFLGDEIELMSPPPRFKNVLKRGEDIRKGTIIVRKGEILNAAKVSLLLFEGINQLKVNRRFRIAVISVGTELKKKSEADDSRAYNNYAYYVSYCLKEIGCEPHLMGIAGDETEELNAFLKDAVASHDLILTIGRSSVGLNDILLDFLKSMNAQIIFHGVKLLPARPTGLARLHRKLVWMLPAHAVSSAVALFSLVIPSIIYANLGPKIESSITLKATLSETMENERYLPAAYLVKLKRKKGSFFATPLEWGSNLMSSLLTANSFTILSPKERLLRGDSVKVKLLSPMELLRIEGD, encoded by the coding sequence TTGAGGCCAGACATTGCGAAGTACATCAAGCTGACAGATTACGAAAAGGCGCTCAGCCTTGCCATCTCATCCACACCAAGTCCTGAATATGAGACGATACATACAAAAGAAGCGGTGGGAAGAATCGCAGCTGAAACAATCAGGTCCAGGTTAGATATCCCAGAGACCGACATAGCAATGATGGATGGCTATGCATTGAGCACAAAGGATGTTGCAGGATTGTACGAGCGTGAGCATGAGCGGAAGAAGCGCATACGCCTAAAGGTTTCAAGCGCTATATCATCCGGTAACTATGCTGCAACCTATGTGACGACAGGCTCGCAACTGCCAAGGAATGCGGATGCTGTCGTGAAGGTTGAAGACACCAGATTCCTTGGGGACGAGATAGAGCTAATGTCTCCTCCACCCAGGTTCAAAAACGTATTGAAGAGGGGCGAAGATATACGCAAAGGAACCATAATAGTCAGAAAGGGCGAGATTCTCAATGCAGCTAAAGTCAGCTTGCTGCTGTTCGAGGGTATAAATCAGTTAAAGGTAAATAGAAGGTTTCGGATAGCTGTAATCTCTGTAGGCACTGAACTGAAGAAAAAGTCTGAAGCTGATGACAGCAGGGCTTACAACAACTATGCTTACTACGTCTCATACTGCCTGAAGGAGATAGGATGTGAGCCTCATCTTATGGGTATTGCTGGAGATGAAACAGAAGAACTAAACGCTTTCCTGAAAGATGCAGTTGCAAGCCACGATCTCATCCTGACTATAGGAAGGAGTTCTGTTGGGTTGAACGACATTTTGCTCGACTTCTTGAAATCCATGAATGCACAAATAATATTTCATGGGGTAAAGCTTCTCCCGGCGAGACCTACTGGACTTGCAAGGTTACATCGCAAGCTGGTCTGGATGCTTCCTGCTCATGCAGTCTCGTCAGCAGTTGCTCTCTTCTCTCTTGTTATCCCAAGCATCATATATGCTAACTTGGGTCCGAAAATAGAGAGCTCGATAACGCTGAAAGCAACTCTGTCTGAAACAATGGAGAACGAACGTTACCTGCCCGCTGCATACCTTGTTAAACTCAAAAGGAAGAAAGGAAGCTTTTTTGCAACTCCTCTCGAATGGGGTTCTAACCTGATGTCAAGTTTGCTCACTGCAAACTCTTTCACAATACTTTCCCCCAAGGAGAGGCTGTTGAGAGGAGATTCTGTAAAGGTAAAGCTCCTAAGCCCTATGGAGCTGTTACGAATAGAAGGCGACTGA
- a CDS encoding tellurite resistance/C4-dicarboxylate transporter family protein gives MESVWAKVKYEVSNLMPSYFAMVMATGIVSIASFFYDMPYLAVPLMYINIAAYVIIWFFTVLRLLLFPSAYIGDLKNHRRAPGFFTVIAGNNTLAVQLVLIMHNFEAAYILWLFGLALWFVYQYSIFTSLMIGKEKPSLETGINGTWLVAVVSTESVSVLGARLSPYYPYTYTAAIIMYFIGWMMYVVLIALISYRLLFFRLDPQDATGPYWINMGATAITTLAGSLLLIYENMHLSSINQELMNQLYTFISGTTLMIWGFGSWWVPWLLIIGVWRHAFGGVKFLNYDPQFWGAVFPMGMYTVCTLMLIKATGLLQLSIIPDIFVYIAIVAWFYEISGLVYTIVKKLSTSYVPNTKSVTG, from the coding sequence GTGGAGAGCGTTTGGGCAAAGGTGAAATATGAAGTTTCGAATCTGATGCCTTCTTATTTCGCGATGGTAATGGCTACCGGGATAGTATCGATAGCATCCTTCTTTTACGACATGCCATACCTAGCTGTACCTCTGATGTACATCAACATCGCTGCTTATGTCATCATCTGGTTCTTCACAGTCCTCCGTCTTCTCCTATTTCCTTCAGCATACATAGGAGATCTCAAAAATCACAGAAGGGCACCGGGGTTTTTCACAGTCATTGCTGGTAACAATACACTAGCAGTGCAGCTGGTTCTGATCATGCACAATTTTGAAGCCGCATATATCCTCTGGCTCTTTGGGTTAGCTCTCTGGTTTGTATACCAGTATTCAATATTCACTTCACTGATGATAGGCAAGGAGAAACCTTCGCTCGAAACTGGTATAAACGGAACCTGGCTGGTAGCTGTGGTATCAACAGAATCAGTTTCAGTGCTGGGGGCGAGGCTCAGCCCATACTATCCGTACACCTACACTGCAGCGATAATAATGTACTTCATCGGCTGGATGATGTACGTGGTGCTTATAGCACTTATCAGCTACAGGCTGCTCTTCTTCAGGCTCGACCCTCAGGATGCAACAGGCCCATACTGGATCAACATGGGGGCTACAGCTATTACGACGCTTGCAGGCTCGCTGCTGCTGATCTATGAGAACATGCATCTTTCGTCCATCAATCAGGAGCTGATGAACCAGCTGTATACGTTCATTTCAGGTACAACACTGATGATCTGGGGTTTTGGTTCTTGGTGGGTACCTTGGCTGCTTATCATAGGGGTCTGGCGGCACGCTTTCGGAGGAGTGAAATTCCTGAACTACGACCCTCAGTTCTGGGGTGCAGTCTTCCCGATGGGTATGTATACAGTATGCACCCTCATGCTGATAAAAGCAACAGGTCTGCTCCAGCTTTCCATCATACCTGATATCTTTGTATATATAGCCATAGTTGCTTGGTTCTACGAAATTTCAGGACTGGTTTACACAATCGTTAAGAAGCTCTCCACCAGCTACGTACCGAACACGAAGAGTGTTACAGGTTGA
- the narI gene encoding respiratory nitrate reductase subunit gamma, which produces MSAEAELFLWIIYPYVALTVFILGIVLRYDRDPWGWTSKSSQILEKRMLMWGSLMFHWAFIFVFIGHIMGLIIPLSFYETLGINFSSYHIIAFYGGALAGVISVTGLIILLVRRLVNRRVKATSGVDDYFTLGLLLFVMVSGLLNTLGFSLFVGEYDYRSTIGVYIRSLLVFRPDVAIIAGAPLSYQLHTLLGLLFFAALPFTRLVHIFSLPLPYLWRSNIVYRSISKKA; this is translated from the coding sequence ATGTCTGCCGAAGCTGAGCTTTTTCTCTGGATAATATATCCCTATGTTGCACTGACCGTCTTCATATTAGGCATAGTTCTCAGATACGACAGAGACCCGTGGGGCTGGACCTCGAAATCAAGCCAGATACTCGAAAAAAGGATGCTGATGTGGGGTAGCCTTATGTTCCACTGGGCCTTTATCTTCGTCTTCATAGGCCATATAATGGGGCTCATCATACCTCTCTCCTTTTACGAAACCCTTGGAATAAATTTCAGCAGCTACCATATAATAGCATTTTATGGCGGTGCTCTAGCAGGAGTAATCTCAGTAACTGGCTTGATCATACTTCTTGTAAGAAGGCTTGTGAACAGAAGGGTCAAGGCGACAAGTGGTGTCGATGATTACTTCACACTTGGCCTGCTCCTCTTTGTTATGGTGAGCGGGTTGCTCAACACATTAGGTTTCTCCCTTTTTGTCGGAGAATACGACTACCGTTCAACTATAGGGGTCTACATACGCAGCTTGCTCGTTTTCAGGCCTGATGTTGCAATAATTGCGGGCGCTCCACTGAGCTATCAGCTGCATACCCTTCTCGGTCTTCTCTTCTTCGCAGCCCTTCCGTTCACCAGGCTTGTGCACATCTTCAGCCTTCCGTTGCCTTACCTTTGGAGGAGCAACATAGTCTACAGGAGCATCTCCAAGAAGGCCTGA
- the narJ gene encoding nitrate reductase molybdenum cofactor assembly chaperone encodes MNQTQRKTFYICSRLLVYPNSSLLSSLDELKKEAESLPEQLAVQLLDFIDHLADMDQIELQESYVKTFDFSENCSLYLSYPSLGVSMERGSELLKLKNLYRKSGMVDNGKELPDYLPTFLRFLSIAGDEDAELALRSYSTQITELANNVERVNSLYSKLFRVLVGAMGGEA; translated from the coding sequence TTGAACCAGACCCAAAGGAAGACTTTCTACATCTGCTCGAGACTTCTAGTCTATCCAAATTCATCGCTTCTTTCTTCCCTAGATGAGCTGAAGAAAGAGGCAGAATCTTTACCCGAGCAGCTGGCAGTCCAGCTTTTAGATTTTATCGACCATCTTGCAGACATGGACCAGATAGAACTTCAGGAGAGCTATGTGAAAACCTTTGACTTCTCCGAGAACTGCAGCCTCTATCTGTCATATCCTTCCCTTGGTGTCAGCATGGAGAGGGGAAGTGAGCTGCTGAAGCTGAAGAACCTTTACAGGAAGTCAGGTATGGTGGATAACGGTAAAGAACTTCCGGACTATCTACCCACATTTCTGCGATTCCTTTCTATAGCTGGGGATGAAGATGCTGAGCTTGCCCTGAGAAGCTATTCAACGCAGATAACTGAACTTGCAAATAACGTCGAGAGGGTGAATAGCCTGTATTCAAAACTGTTCAGAGTTCTTGTTGGTGCAATGGGAGGCGAAGCCTGA
- the narH gene encoding nitrate reductase subunit beta, whose product MNVKAQICMVMNLDKCIGCHTCSVTCKNTWTNRPGAEYIWFNDVETKPGLGYPRSWEDQSKNRGGWELRNGKLRLKQGGKLSRLLKIFFNPVLPILDDYYDPWTYSYEQLTSAPQGSHQPVARPISSITGSEAQPAWGPNWEDDLAGSKVTAPHDINLKGLENSIRLEYEDAFMFYLPRICEHCLNPSCVASCPSGAIYKREEDGIVLVDQEACRGWRFCISGCPYKKVYFNWKTHKAEKCTFCYPRIESGLPTICSETCVGRIRYIGVMLYDADRVHQAASVRDEKELLSSQLSVFLDPFDEDVKREAIKNGIPEEWIDYAKRSPVYKLIVKWRLALPIHPEYRTLPMVWYIPPLSPIADRVLQTTGSEDDIFPSIDKLRIPILYLANLLTAGDEEPVRATLKKLAAVRIYMRAITIGAEPDWNKIGEAGLTEQETKEIFRLLSIAKFEERFVIPTSHRELARDLYTDQGLAGLPFYEKEEYARYLASQKGKGSRDASSSSSSGCSGCSGCTASRGSNTIADWRF is encoded by the coding sequence TTGAACGTTAAAGCCCAGATATGCATGGTCATGAACCTGGATAAATGCATAGGCTGCCACACCTGCTCAGTCACCTGCAAGAATACTTGGACGAACAGGCCAGGGGCAGAATACATCTGGTTCAACGACGTAGAGACAAAGCCTGGACTGGGTTATCCTAGAAGCTGGGAAGACCAGTCAAAGAACAGGGGAGGCTGGGAGCTCAGAAATGGAAAGCTCAGGCTGAAACAGGGTGGCAAGCTGTCCAGACTGCTGAAGATATTCTTCAACCCCGTACTGCCAATTCTCGACGACTACTATGACCCATGGACCTACAGCTACGAGCAGCTTACGTCTGCCCCGCAGGGTTCTCATCAGCCTGTTGCAAGACCTATCTCTTCTATAACAGGAAGCGAGGCTCAGCCAGCCTGGGGGCCGAACTGGGAGGATGACCTGGCAGGCAGCAAGGTTACAGCCCCTCATGATATCAACCTTAAAGGGCTGGAGAATTCGATAAGACTCGAATATGAGGATGCATTCATGTTCTATCTGCCAAGGATATGCGAGCACTGTCTGAACCCTTCATGCGTCGCATCCTGCCCTTCAGGGGCGATATACAAGAGGGAGGAGGACGGGATAGTGCTCGTAGACCAGGAAGCGTGCAGGGGATGGAGGTTCTGTATTTCAGGCTGCCCGTACAAGAAGGTATACTTCAACTGGAAGACTCATAAGGCTGAGAAGTGCACATTCTGCTATCCCAGGATTGAATCTGGATTACCAACGATCTGCTCAGAAACATGTGTTGGAAGGATCAGATACATAGGAGTGATGCTCTACGATGCTGACAGAGTACATCAGGCTGCCTCTGTCAGAGACGAAAAGGAGCTGCTCTCATCTCAGCTATCAGTCTTTCTTGACCCGTTCGATGAAGATGTCAAGAGGGAAGCGATAAAAAACGGCATACCTGAGGAGTGGATAGATTATGCAAAGCGCTCTCCTGTCTACAAGCTGATAGTCAAGTGGAGACTTGCTCTTCCGATTCATCCGGAATACAGAACTCTGCCTATGGTCTGGTACATACCTCCGCTGAGTCCGATAGCTGACAGGGTTCTACAAACTACCGGAAGCGAAGATGACATCTTCCCATCGATCGATAAGCTGAGAATCCCAATACTCTACCTGGCGAACCTCCTTACAGCTGGTGACGAAGAACCTGTCAGGGCTACACTGAAGAAGCTCGCTGCGGTCAGAATTTACATGAGAGCCATCACCATAGGTGCAGAGCCAGACTGGAACAAAATAGGAGAGGCCGGACTGACAGAGCAGGAGACAAAGGAGATTTTCAGGTTGCTTTCAATCGCCAAGTTTGAGGAGAGGTTTGTAATCCCAACCTCGCACAGGGAGCTCGCCAGAGACCTCTACACAGACCAGGGTCTTGCCGGTTTGCCTTTCTATGAAAAGGAGGAATACGCAAGGTACCTGGCTTCACAGAAGGGAAAGGGTAGCAGAGATGCGTCATCATCATCATCATCAGGCTGTTCAGGCTGTTCAGGGTGTACTGCTTCCAGAGGCTCAAATACTATTGCAGACTGGAGGTTTTAA